A single window of Thermoproteales archaeon DNA harbors:
- a CDS encoding 4-vinyl reductase encodes MQKIAIVNFELNKRAIYVLKSFIKLLEHRVKILSFVVQAHPDKNSINATFFFLIDSNLKPEDLLVELKKQFQIKNLKIQSMLVTRRQQRSIFFTLNDLYYLLGALRSLGEGGSTILYYMGVKAGKSLAEKMQASSKEEEKELENMLLYNQNLGHGIFSIETYINKTYCRIKAQELLECAGVKSSRPNSQLFRGMLAGFLSKLWNREAIVREIMCIAMGDPYCEFEVK; translated from the coding sequence ATGCAAAAAATAGCTATCGTAAACTTTGAACTTAATAAAAGAGCAATCTATGTTCTCAAATCATTTATCAAATTGCTCGAGCATCGAGTAAAAATACTTAGTTTTGTTGTTCAAGCCCACCCCGACAAAAATTCAATCAATGCAACTTTTTTCTTTCTAATAGATTCAAACTTAAAACCAGAAGATTTACTTGTCGAACTAAAAAAACAATTTCAAATCAAGAATTTAAAAATTCAAAGTATGCTAGTTACTCGTCGCCAGCAAAGATCAATCTTTTTCACGCTTAACGATTTATATTATCTTTTGGGCGCGCTGAGAAGCCTAGGAGAGGGGGGATCAACGATACTGTACTATATGGGGGTTAAAGCTGGAAAATCGCTGGCAGAGAAAATGCAAGCCTCTTCAAAAGAAGAGGAGAAAGAATTAGAAAATATGCTCTTATACAATCAGAATTTGGGACATGGAATTTTCAGCATAGAAACCTATATCAATAAAACGTACTGTAGGATAAAAGCTCAAGAATTGCTGGAGTGCGCAGGCGTAAAGAGCTCGAGGCCTAACAGTCAATTATTCAGGGGAATGCTGGCGGGTTTTCTATCAAAATTATGGAATAGAGAGGCGATAGTTAGGGAGATCATGTGCATAGCGATGGGAGATCCCTACTGCGAATTTGAGGTAAAATAA